Proteins found in one Terriglobia bacterium genomic segment:
- the amrB gene encoding AmmeMemoRadiSam system protein B, which yields MIREPAVAGQFYPANPQRLQENIRSFLSRSEALLDVKGIVAPHAGYVYSGGVAGAVYAAVRLPRRFIILGPNHTGKGVALSLYPSGQWRTPLGLVGIDEELNRSLVRECSLLVEDTAAHVREHSIEVQIPFLQSLADAPRFSAICVGTSDYASLETLGHALARVVQSTSEPVLLVASSDMSHYEPADVAARKDRFAIDRVVGVDPHGLYQTIFEKDISMCGFAPAVAVLTACRDLGATSGQLIRYATSGDVSGDYEHVVAYAGMAVF from the coding sequence ATGATCAGAGAGCCGGCCGTTGCGGGTCAGTTCTACCCCGCAAATCCGCAGAGGCTGCAGGAGAATATTCGCTCCTTCCTCAGCCGAAGCGAAGCCTTGCTCGACGTTAAGGGGATTGTCGCGCCACACGCAGGCTACGTATATTCCGGGGGGGTGGCCGGCGCCGTTTATGCAGCCGTCCGGCTGCCCAGGCGTTTCATTATTCTCGGGCCCAACCATACGGGGAAGGGAGTGGCGCTCTCACTATACCCTTCGGGCCAGTGGCGCACTCCGCTTGGACTCGTCGGCATCGACGAGGAACTGAACCGCAGTCTCGTGCGGGAGTGCAGCCTCCTGGTCGAGGACACAGCCGCGCACGTGCGTGAGCATTCCATCGAGGTTCAGATCCCCTTCCTTCAGTCTCTGGCCGATGCGCCCCGTTTCTCGGCGATTTGCGTCGGGACGTCGGATTACGCTTCTCTCGAGACTCTGGGTCACGCCCTTGCCCGTGTCGTCCAGTCGACGTCCGAGCCCGTACTCCTGGTCGCAAGCTCGGATATGAGCCATTATGAACCTGCCGACGTCGCCGCCCGGAAGGATCGATTCGCCATTGATAGGGTCGTGGGTGTGGATCCGCATGGTCTTTATCAGACCATCTTCGAAAAGGATATCAGCATGTGCGGTTTCGCGCCGGCGGTTGCCGTGCTGACTGCATGCCGTGATCTGGGCGCGACCAGCGGCCAGCTGATCCGCTACGCGACCTCGGGCGACGTCAGCGGCGACTACGAGCACGTGGTAGCATACGCCGGCATGGCTGTCTTCTGA
- the ruvC gene encoding crossover junction endodeoxyribonuclease RuvC — translation MRILGIDPGSETTGYGLIESDGSRHSSILFGAIRTSPRRAFHERLLQIYTRLTEILSHEEIHAVAIEGVFYSANVQSALKLGHARGVALLVAAQQGLPVFEYSPLEIKSAIVGYGRAEKSQVQMMVRHLLDLPETPTPDDAADALAVAICHSHRAGRETSRRAGRSRRGN, via the coding sequence ATGCGAATACTGGGGATTGACCCTGGAAGCGAGACGACGGGTTACGGCCTCATCGAGTCGGACGGCTCCCGGCACTCCTCCATACTTTTCGGCGCGATTCGAACATCGCCGCGCCGCGCTTTTCACGAGCGCCTGCTGCAAATCTACACCCGGCTGACGGAGATCCTGTCTCACGAAGAAATCCATGCAGTCGCGATCGAGGGGGTCTTTTATTCGGCGAATGTTCAGTCGGCGCTCAAATTAGGCCATGCCAGAGGCGTAGCCCTCCTGGTTGCGGCCCAACAAGGACTCCCCGTATTTGAGTATTCGCCCCTCGAGATCAAGAGCGCAATCGTCGGCTACGGGCGCGCTGAGAAAAGCCAGGTTCAGATGATGGTTCGGCATCTGCTGGACCTGCCGGAGACTCCGACCCCTGATGATGCCGCGGATGCACTGGCAGTAGCCATCTGCCACAGCCACAGGGCGGGCCGGGAGACCTCGCGCCGGGCCGGGAGAAGCCGACGCGGGAATTGA
- a CDS encoding YebC/PmpR family DNA-binding transcriptional regulator codes for MSGHSKWHSIKHKKAAADSKRGRIFTRLIKEMTVAARSGGGDIDSNPRLRLVVNTAKAANMPAENIKRAIMRGTGELPGVSYEEVNYEGYGPGGAAVFMRVLTDNRNRTVAELRHILSKNGGNLGESGCVAWMFERRGYFVIEKAAASEEKLLDIVLGNGGDDMREDGDNYEIFAAPESFEPLKAALESATIPMAAAEVSMVPQNYVKLEGKEAQTMLKLMEALEDQEDIQNVWSNFDIDEAAIQEAS; via the coding sequence ATGTCCGGTCATTCAAAATGGCATTCTATCAAGCATAAAAAAGCTGCAGCTGATTCGAAACGCGGGCGCATATTTACACGCTTGATCAAGGAAATGACGGTCGCGGCGCGCTCGGGCGGAGGCGATATTGATTCGAATCCCCGGCTGCGCCTGGTGGTCAATACTGCGAAGGCGGCGAATATGCCGGCTGAGAATATCAAGCGCGCGATCATGCGCGGGACCGGCGAACTCCCCGGCGTATCCTATGAAGAAGTGAACTACGAAGGCTACGGGCCGGGAGGGGCAGCTGTTTTTATGCGCGTCCTCACCGACAACCGCAACCGCACGGTCGCCGAGCTGCGGCACATTCTCTCCAAGAACGGCGGGAACCTCGGCGAGTCGGGTTGTGTGGCATGGATGTTTGAGCGAAGAGGTTACTTTGTCATCGAGAAGGCGGCGGCCAGCGAAGAGAAGCTTCTCGACATCGTCCTCGGCAATGGCGGCGACGACATGCGCGAAGACGGGGACAACTACGAGATTTTTGCTGCTCCGGAGAGCTTCGAACCCCTGAAAGCGGCACTCGAATCGGCCACCATCCCGATGGCTGCCGCAGAAGTTTCCATGGTGCCTCAGAATTATGTAAAACTCGAGGGCAAGGAAGCTCAAACCATGCTAAAGCTCATGGAAGCCCTCGAAGACCAGGAAGATATCCAGAACGTATGGTCGAATTTCGACATCGATGAGGCAGCCATTCAAGAAGCTTCCTGA
- the pyrE gene encoding orotate phosphoribosyltransferase — MTQEEILALFKTSGALLEGHFRLSSGLHSSRYLQCALVLQHPGHATALGAALAARMRERAEQPRLVIAPALGGILVAHEVARALGVRALFAERQEGVLTLRRGFQIEPGETCYVVEDVVTTGGSTRETMDVARQAGGVVTAAGAIIDRSGGRTDLGVPSLALAVLDFPNYPPDDCPMCRSGSRVVKPGSR, encoded by the coding sequence ATGACGCAAGAGGAGATTCTCGCGCTTTTCAAGACCTCCGGTGCCCTTCTTGAGGGGCATTTTCGCCTTTCTTCGGGCCTGCACAGCAGCCGTTACCTGCAGTGCGCCCTGGTTTTGCAGCATCCCGGCCACGCCACTGCCCTGGGCGCCGCGCTCGCGGCCCGCATGCGTGAGCGCGCGGAGCAGCCCCGCCTGGTGATCGCTCCAGCCCTCGGCGGCATTCTGGTCGCCCACGAAGTGGCGCGCGCGCTCGGAGTTCGCGCTCTGTTCGCAGAACGCCAGGAGGGCGTGCTCACGCTGCGCCGCGGCTTCCAAATTGAGCCGGGTGAGACATGCTATGTCGTCGAGGATGTGGTCACGACCGGTGGTTCCACCCGGGAAACCATGGATGTCGCGAGGCAAGCTGGGGGAGTGGTCACTGCCGCCGGCGCCATCATAGACCGAAGCGGCGGCAGAACGGATCTGGGTGTGCCGAGCCTGGCCCTGGCGGTGCTGGATTTCCCCAATTACCCGCCGGACGATTGTCCCATGTGTCGGTCTGGCAGCAGGGTGGTTAAGCCGGGGAGCCGATGA
- the truA gene encoding tRNA pseudouridine(38-40) synthase TruA, translating into MKSRRNIKLVLGFDGTAYHGWQIQERQKTVQGELRKALQEITGEQSNPIGSGRTDAGTHARRFVASFTTGARIPVASLSRALNSVLPPDIRILSAREVPEDFHARGSALSKIYRYQIYRGSVLPPHLAREHFHYPYPIDLTIMQRAAALFVGAHDFASFAAKGGGRKHTVRHIYSCRLKGAGYRLLFTVEGNGFLHHMVRNMVGTLLELGRGLMTLPEFEDLFECHDRSRAGFTVPAHGLILLKVRY; encoded by the coding sequence ATGAAATCCCGCCGCAATATCAAGCTCGTTCTTGGATTTGACGGCACGGCCTATCATGGCTGGCAAATCCAGGAGCGACAAAAAACCGTCCAGGGGGAGCTCCGCAAGGCGCTCCAGGAAATCACCGGAGAGCAGTCAAATCCCATTGGAAGCGGCCGCACCGACGCCGGTACGCACGCACGCCGCTTTGTGGCCAGCTTCACCACCGGCGCCCGCATTCCCGTCGCGAGCCTGTCCCGGGCCTTGAACAGTGTCTTGCCGCCTGACATCCGGATCCTATCGGCCCGTGAGGTACCTGAGGATTTCCATGCCCGGGGAAGCGCGCTCTCAAAAATCTATCGCTACCAGATCTACCGGGGTTCAGTCCTGCCGCCTCATCTGGCACGGGAGCATTTTCATTACCCATACCCCATTGACCTTACGATCATGCAGCGGGCGGCGGCGTTGTTTGTGGGCGCGCACGATTTCGCCAGCTTCGCCGCCAAGGGGGGTGGCCGGAAACATACCGTGCGCCATATTTACAGTTGCCGGCTCAAAGGCGCCGGCTACCGCCTGCTTTTCACGGTCGAGGGGAACGGTTTCCTGCACCACATGGTCCGCAACATGGTGGGCACGCTCCTCGAACTGGGACGTGGGCTGATGACATTGCCCGAATTCGAGGATCTGTTCGAGTGCCACGATCGCAGCCGGGCCGGTTTCACGGTCCCGGCCCACGGCCTCATCCTGCTCAAAGTCCGGTATTGA
- a CDS encoding isoprenyl transferase codes for MTGKGVLAQPGTVEASLLRSIDRDRLPRHVAVIMDGNGRWARQRRLPRVAGHRAGIDSVREIVEVSARLGLEVLTLYAFSVENWKRPQTEVRILMRLLKEYVKRELTRLVDGNIRFLAIGRVEELAPSVRHELERAMEKTSSNTGMILNVALNYGGRAELVDTFNRLLDQQNGRRIQITEELISQSLYTGGIPDPDLLIRTSGELRVSNFLLWQIAYAEIYVTPTYWPDFRRRHLFEAILDFQKRDRRYGGIPDVSR; via the coding sequence ATGACTGGTAAGGGTGTTCTTGCCCAACCAGGAACTGTCGAAGCGAGCCTGCTCCGGAGCATTGACAGAGACCGGCTGCCGCGTCACGTTGCCGTCATCATGGATGGTAACGGCCGGTGGGCACGACAACGCAGACTGCCAAGGGTCGCCGGACATCGTGCCGGTATCGATTCGGTTCGGGAGATCGTCGAGGTTTCTGCGCGCCTGGGCCTTGAAGTCCTGACGCTGTATGCGTTCTCCGTGGAGAACTGGAAGAGGCCGCAAACCGAAGTGCGCATCCTCATGCGGCTGCTCAAGGAGTATGTCAAGCGCGAGCTGACCAGGCTGGTCGACGGGAACATTCGCTTTCTCGCCATCGGTCGCGTGGAGGAACTCGCACCTTCGGTCCGGCATGAGCTGGAACGGGCCATGGAAAAGACGAGCTCCAATACCGGAATGATCCTCAATGTGGCGCTCAATTATGGGGGACGCGCCGAACTCGTGGACACCTTTAACAGGCTGCTGGATCAGCAGAATGGACGCCGGATCCAGATTACGGAAGAGCTGATTTCTCAATCCCTTTATACGGGGGGCATTCCGGACCCGGACCTGCTCATCCGCACCAGCGGCGAACTGCGGGTCAGCAACTTCCTTCTGTGGCAGATCGCCTATGCCGAAATCTATGTCACGCCGACCTACTGGCCCGATTTCCGCCGGCGACACCTGTTCGAAGCCATCCTGGACTTTCAAAAAAGAGATCGCCGCTATGGGGGCATCCCGGATGTCTCCAGATGA
- a CDS encoding phosphatidate cytidylyltransferase codes for MLKRVLSALLLIPVTLAVVLLSPPAYYLAALGIVGSLCLNEYFQIMQSMGIRGQPWLGYAGFWILLIGFQSGRFPTTVLGAGLFVAAFLAAMWRRDAMRDRVLGLMVNLLGVCYLALCLYAAFAVRYAFGAKFGLEWTLILLAVIWAGDTAAFIAGKSFGRTPFAPRLSPKKTNEGALGGLLAGLLVAVLLRHYFFADLPLRHVIATSLLVGIFGQLGDLAESMLKRAAEVKESSNLIPGHGGLLDRIDSLLFAFPAMYFYLQLMYS; via the coding sequence ATGCTCAAACGAGTCCTATCTGCCCTGCTGCTGATACCGGTCACACTGGCTGTTGTTCTCCTCTCTCCGCCGGCTTATTACCTCGCGGCACTGGGGATCGTCGGATCCTTGTGCCTCAATGAGTATTTTCAGATCATGCAGAGCATGGGGATACGCGGGCAGCCGTGGCTCGGTTACGCCGGCTTCTGGATTCTTCTCATCGGCTTTCAGTCGGGGCGGTTTCCGACCACCGTTCTGGGTGCGGGATTGTTTGTGGCCGCGTTCCTGGCGGCAATGTGGCGCCGGGATGCGATGCGGGACCGTGTGCTGGGGCTGATGGTCAACCTGCTGGGCGTCTGCTACCTGGCGCTCTGCCTCTACGCCGCCTTTGCCGTGCGTTATGCATTTGGCGCCAAGTTCGGTTTGGAGTGGACCCTGATTTTGCTGGCCGTCATCTGGGCGGGAGACACCGCCGCCTTTATTGCCGGCAAGAGCTTCGGCCGCACACCTTTTGCACCCCGGCTAAGCCCTAAAAAGACCAATGAGGGGGCACTGGGCGGCCTGCTGGCCGGGCTGTTGGTGGCTGTCCTTCTCCGTCATTACTTCTTTGCCGATCTTCCCTTGAGGCACGTCATCGCGACTTCGCTGCTCGTTGGCATATTCGGCCAGCTCGGTGACCTGGCGGAATCGATGCTCAAACGCGCAGCGGAGGTCAAAGAAAGCTCGAACCTGATCCCGGGGCACGGGGGCCTGCTCGACCGCATTGACAGCCTTCTGTTTGCTTTCCCTGCCATGTATTTCTATCTCCAGCTCATGTACTCGTGA
- the treZ gene encoding malto-oligosyltrehalose trehalohydrolase, whose translation MPEGPLRDPWELRFGARVLPGGGVQFRVWAPRLQTIALQILQSATRTIPMSPEAAGEFTATVPDLAASTDYSFILGDGRERPDPVSRWQPAGVHGPSRVVDPHSFVWSDQDWKGIAFRQLVIYELHVGTFTPEGTFEAIIPRLHYLRQLGITAVELMPVAEFPGARNWGYDGACLYAPHSAYGGPAGLQRLVDACHRAGLAVVLDVVYNHFGPEGNYLGDFAPIFTARYHAPWGDAVNFDGADSDGIRRFFVDNALYWLTEYHVDALRLDAVHEIFDGGSRHFLAELAESFHGQAERLGRSAWIIAESDLNDVRIIEPRSRCGFGIDAQWHDDFHHSLHAVVTGDKRGYLADFGTLEDLRKSICDGFVYDGKYSAYRRRCHGSSSKERPGSQFVVYVQNHDQVANACLGARLSIRVSPEQQKLAGAVVLCSPCIPMIFMGQEYGETAPFFFFTSFDDPKLAQAVREGRRREYAAFYSDREFPEPQAPATFERSRLCWPLMERSPHAGILRFYQDLVALRKQHNCLSNCRKDLTSVDLSTQAKWLVIERRDSSASRALLVCNFSSGSQSIPILYDDCDWRLALWSGASQYGGRLGESEPPALLRKRAEAPLHVVTAGYGAILFTST comes from the coding sequence ATGCCTGAGGGACCGCTAAGGGATCCATGGGAACTTCGATTTGGCGCTCGGGTTTTGCCGGGCGGCGGCGTGCAGTTTCGTGTCTGGGCGCCACGGCTGCAGACCATCGCCTTGCAGATCCTGCAGAGCGCGACCCGCACAATCCCGATGAGTCCGGAAGCCGCAGGAGAGTTCACCGCAACAGTGCCGGATCTTGCCGCGAGTACCGATTACAGTTTTATACTGGGGGACGGCAGGGAACGCCCCGATCCGGTTTCCCGCTGGCAACCTGCGGGAGTCCACGGCCCTTCGCGGGTGGTCGATCCCCATTCGTTTGTCTGGTCCGACCAGGACTGGAAGGGGATCGCTTTCAGACAACTGGTGATCTACGAACTGCACGTGGGGACCTTCACACCAGAGGGAACTTTTGAGGCAATTATTCCCAGACTCCATTATCTGCGGCAACTGGGGATTACCGCGGTGGAACTGATGCCGGTGGCGGAGTTCCCGGGCGCGCGCAACTGGGGCTATGACGGCGCTTGCCTGTATGCCCCCCATTCAGCGTATGGAGGTCCGGCTGGGCTTCAAAGACTTGTGGATGCCTGCCACCGCGCGGGTCTCGCCGTTGTGTTGGACGTCGTTTACAATCATTTCGGTCCGGAGGGAAATTACCTGGGAGATTTCGCTCCCATCTTCACCGCCAGATATCACGCGCCCTGGGGTGACGCGGTCAATTTCGATGGCGCCGACAGTGACGGCATACGCCGCTTCTTCGTCGATAACGCCCTGTACTGGTTGACCGAGTATCATGTCGATGCCTTGCGTCTTGACGCCGTTCACGAGATTTTCGATGGCGGATCCCGGCATTTCCTGGCGGAACTGGCTGAATCTTTTCATGGACAGGCGGAGCGATTGGGACGCTCAGCCTGGATCATCGCCGAAAGCGACCTCAACGATGTCCGCATCATCGAGCCCCGATCCCGATGTGGCTTTGGGATCGACGCCCAATGGCACGATGATTTCCATCACTCTCTGCACGCGGTTGTGACAGGAGACAAGCGCGGATACCTGGCGGACTTTGGCACGCTCGAGGATCTCAGGAAGTCCATTTGTGATGGTTTCGTGTATGACGGCAAGTACTCCGCTTATCGCCGGCGATGCCATGGCAGCTCGTCGAAGGAGCGGCCAGGCAGTCAATTCGTGGTATATGTTCAGAACCACGACCAGGTTGCAAATGCATGCCTCGGGGCCAGATTGTCGATCCGCGTCTCGCCGGAGCAGCAGAAACTGGCAGGGGCAGTCGTTTTGTGTTCCCCCTGTATTCCTATGATCTTCATGGGGCAGGAGTATGGAGAGACTGCGCCGTTTTTCTTTTTCACGAGCTTCGATGACCCAAAATTGGCGCAGGCGGTTCGCGAAGGGCGCAGGAGAGAATACGCCGCATTTTACTCCGACCGCGAATTTCCAGAGCCGCAGGCGCCTGCAACATTCGAGAGGTCCAGACTCTGCTGGCCGTTGATGGAGCGATCGCCACACGCCGGAATTCTTCGATTTTATCAGGATTTGGTGGCCTTGAGAAAGCAGCACAACTGTCTGTCCAATTGCCGTAAGGATCTTACCAGCGTCGATTTATCCACGCAGGCGAAATGGCTGGTCATTGAGCGGAGGGACTCATCCGCCTCTCGGGCCCTGCTGGTCTGCAATTTCTCCTCTGGCAGTCAGAGCATCCCGATCCTCTATGATGACTGTGATTGGCGGCTGGCGCTGTGGAGCGGCGCTTCTCAATACGGGGGCCGTTTGGGCGAATCAGAACCGCCCGCGCTTCTAAGAAAAAGAGCTGAAGCGCCCCTGCATGTCGTTACTGCGGGATATGGAGCTATTCTGTTCACGAGTACATGA
- the treY gene encoding malto-oligosyltrehalose synthase, translating into MKKRTRGDPVYVPASTYRLQFNRFFTIKHAAALTDYLDKLGISDCYASPLLMARPGSLHGYDVTDFTRINPEIGTLEEFSSFVGRLRQLDMGLLLDVVPNHMCIGDSSNIWWWDVLENGPSSPYAWFFDIDWNPPKEDLANKVLLPVLGDQYGRVLEDQQITIAWDTNGFSTCFYQTRLPVAPHTWHLILEPALAELKQTVGDSPQDVLELESILTAISHLPDHSETDEARIHERQREKEVIKRRLSTLLEASAPVRCAFEASLTRINGTPGDPRSFDRLERLLAGQAYRLSFWRVAADEINYRRFFDINDLAAIRVEDPAVFAAVHASIFDLIRLGHVIGLRIDHPDGLFEPERYFRDLQEGCRTARESSGSASEHPSFVVAEKILVGDEALRPGWEIEGTTGYDFLNLLNGVFVDRARRRTFVHLYQKFTGWSGPYESMVFEHSKKLIMQVSMSSELNVLARMLDRVSEQHRWSRDFTLENLRDALRDVVSCFPIYRTYIESDATRVDSEDERYIRLAISVAKRRNPALSASVFDFIQSVLLLEDPGGLSDEQRAERRLFVLRLQQYTGPVMAKGLEDTAFYRYYPLASLNEVGGSPQRFGVSRDYFHARNAARMDQWPNSLLTTSTHDSKCSEDVRARINVLSEIPAEWYRALRSWQKLNRSRKADLAGVETPSANAEYLLYQTLLGVWPLKPMNPQEHEEFVSRIQAYMEKALREAKLFTSWVSPNTSYETIVRNFIQAVLDPAPGNEFLNGFIPFQRRIAWAGMLNSLAQVLLKIAAPGVPDFYQGNEVWNFSLVDPDNRRPVDYQLRRSLLERLDDESREDPADAVLRLANEPSDGGIKLYVTSRALKFRKANRDLFARGAYLPLRAAGSRQKHIIAFARTLGRRSVLALAGRFFTALGNGGPFPVGEEAWGDTIVLLRKRVVGNTLLDVFTQRRISVDSNKGRLALPLAQVFSHLPFALLDMEDTSRNA; encoded by the coding sequence ATGAAGAAGCGCACTAGGGGCGACCCCGTTTACGTTCCCGCGTCCACTTATCGACTGCAATTCAATCGCTTCTTTACCATAAAACATGCTGCGGCACTTACAGACTACCTGGACAAGCTCGGCATCAGCGACTGTTATGCTTCACCGTTGCTCATGGCTCGCCCCGGCAGCCTGCACGGCTATGACGTGACAGATTTCACCAGGATCAATCCGGAGATCGGAACCCTGGAGGAGTTCTCGAGCTTTGTCGGACGTCTCAGACAACTTGATATGGGCCTGCTCCTGGACGTCGTGCCTAATCACATGTGTATCGGAGACTCGAGCAACATCTGGTGGTGGGATGTACTCGAGAACGGTCCCAGTTCCCCTTACGCGTGGTTTTTTGACATCGACTGGAATCCGCCCAAAGAGGACCTCGCCAACAAAGTGCTCCTTCCGGTTCTTGGCGACCAGTACGGGCGAGTCCTGGAAGACCAGCAGATTACCATAGCATGGGACACCAATGGCTTTTCCACATGTTTCTATCAGACCCGATTACCGGTCGCACCGCATACCTGGCACCTGATTCTCGAGCCGGCGCTGGCTGAACTGAAGCAGACTGTCGGCGATTCGCCCCAGGATGTGCTCGAGTTGGAAAGCATCCTCACCGCCATATCGCACCTCCCGGACCATAGCGAAACCGATGAGGCCAGGATCCACGAGCGGCAGCGGGAAAAGGAGGTCATCAAACGGCGCCTGTCGACCCTTCTCGAAGCCAGCGCTCCGGTCCGGTGCGCCTTCGAAGCATCCCTGACGAGGATCAACGGAACGCCAGGCGATCCCAGGAGCTTCGACCGGCTGGAACGGCTCCTGGCGGGGCAGGCGTACCGTCTTAGCTTCTGGCGCGTCGCTGCCGACGAGATCAACTATCGGCGGTTCTTCGATATCAATGATCTGGCAGCGATCCGGGTAGAGGATCCCGCAGTATTTGCCGCGGTTCATGCGTCGATTTTCGATCTCATCCGGCTCGGCCATGTCATCGGGCTGCGAATCGACCATCCGGACGGTCTGTTCGAGCCGGAACGGTACTTCCGGGACCTGCAGGAGGGTTGCCGGACCGCACGCGAATCCTCCGGTTCTGCTTCGGAACACCCGTCTTTTGTCGTGGCGGAAAAAATCCTGGTTGGTGATGAAGCTCTGCGCCCCGGCTGGGAGATCGAAGGCACGACAGGGTACGACTTCCTGAACCTCCTCAATGGAGTCTTCGTCGACAGGGCGAGACGACGCACGTTTGTGCATCTTTACCAGAAGTTCACCGGCTGGTCGGGGCCGTACGAGAGCATGGTTTTTGAGCACAGCAAGAAACTGATCATGCAGGTGTCGATGTCAAGCGAGCTGAACGTGCTGGCACGCATGCTGGATCGCGTTTCCGAGCAGCACCGATGGTCGCGGGATTTCACACTCGAAAACCTGCGCGATGCGTTGCGCGACGTGGTCAGCTGCTTCCCGATCTATCGAACCTATATTGAAAGCGACGCGACAAGGGTGGATTCCGAGGACGAACGCTACATCCGGCTGGCGATCTCAGTCGCAAAACGACGCAACCCGGCGTTGAGCGCGTCGGTTTTCGACTTCATCCAGAGCGTGCTTCTGCTGGAGGACCCCGGCGGACTCAGTGACGAACAGCGGGCCGAACGAAGGCTCTTCGTCCTGCGCCTGCAACAGTACACCGGGCCGGTGATGGCGAAAGGCCTGGAGGACACCGCGTTCTATCGCTATTATCCCCTGGCTTCGCTCAATGAGGTTGGCGGCAGCCCGCAGCGATTCGGCGTATCGCGTGATTATTTCCATGCCCGGAATGCCGCGCGCATGGACCAATGGCCCAACTCGCTGCTGACTACGTCCACTCATGACAGCAAGTGCAGTGAGGATGTCCGGGCTCGTATCAATGTCCTGTCGGAGATACCCGCGGAATGGTATCGGGCGCTGCGCTCCTGGCAGAAACTGAACCGGAGCCGGAAGGCAGATCTTGCTGGCGTCGAAACGCCGAGCGCCAATGCGGAGTACCTTCTCTACCAGACGCTCCTGGGTGTGTGGCCCCTCAAGCCCATGAACCCTCAGGAGCACGAGGAGTTCGTATCCAGAATTCAAGCTTACATGGAAAAGGCGTTGCGTGAGGCAAAGCTGTTCACCAGCTGGGTCAGCCCCAACACATCCTACGAGACTATCGTGCGTAATTTTATCCAGGCGGTTCTGGATCCCGCGCCCGGCAACGAGTTTCTCAATGGATTCATCCCCTTTCAGCGCAGGATCGCGTGGGCTGGAATGCTGAATTCTCTGGCGCAGGTGCTGCTGAAGATCGCTGCGCCGGGCGTCCCCGATTTCTACCAGGGTAACGAAGTCTGGAACTTCAGTCTCGTGGATCCCGACAACCGCCGCCCGGTGGACTATCAACTGCGTCGGTCCCTGCTCGAGCGGCTGGATGATGAGAGTCGGGAAGATCCGGCCGATGCGGTCCTGCGCCTGGCAAACGAACCCAGCGACGGCGGCATCAAGCTCTATGTGACGAGTCGAGCTTTGAAGTTTCGCAAGGCCAACCGGGATCTCTTTGCCCGGGGAGCCTACCTCCCTTTGCGCGCAGCTGGGAGTCGGCAAAAACACATCATTGCTTTTGCCCGGACGCTGGGTCGCCGGTCCGTGCTCGCCTTGGCCGGCCGCTTTTTCACGGCGCTAGGGAACGGCGGGCCATTTCCGGTGGGAGAGGAGGCTTGGGGGGACACGATTGTGCTGCTGCGCAAGAGGGTGGTCGGCAACACCCTTCTGGATGTGTTCACCCAGCGGCGTATAAGCGTGGACAGCAACAAAGGCAGGCTAGCTCTTCCTTTGGCGCAGGTTTTTTCGCACCTGCCCTTCGCTTTGCTGGATATGGAGGACACCTCGCGCAATGCCTGA